A single window of Aneurinibacillus sp. REN35 DNA harbors:
- the hemH gene encoding ferrochelatase encodes MTDKRMGLLVMAYGTPRSTEEIEPYYTHIRRGRKPTPELLQDLMDRYEKIGGISPLSRITEEQAAALEAMLNRMQNEYEFKAYLGLKHITPFIEDGVQQMQQDGIEEAVSIVLAPHFSTFSAKSYNSRALEESKKIGGPIIHSIDSWHEEPAFLRYWTERLKETYALIPTEEKDKAIAIFSAHSLPEKISQMNDPYPEQIASNARTIAEMANIPHYTTAWQSAGRTPEPWLGPDVLDKMRELHEQGYTTMVFCPIGFVSDHLEVLYDNDQECKNLADELGVRYLRPPMPNANETFIEGLASAVLAKLEERK; translated from the coding sequence ATGACAGACAAACGCATGGGACTTCTCGTGATGGCGTATGGCACGCCACGGAGCACCGAAGAGATCGAGCCCTATTATACGCACATTCGACGCGGACGCAAACCGACACCTGAACTGCTTCAAGATCTGATGGACCGCTATGAGAAAATTGGCGGCATCTCTCCTCTCTCCCGCATTACGGAAGAGCAGGCGGCTGCACTTGAAGCGATGCTGAATCGGATGCAGAACGAATATGAATTTAAAGCATATCTTGGCTTGAAGCATATTACGCCTTTTATTGAAGACGGAGTGCAGCAGATGCAGCAGGATGGGATAGAAGAAGCGGTTAGTATTGTGCTGGCTCCCCACTTCTCTACATTCAGTGCCAAGTCGTATAATAGCCGCGCACTTGAAGAAAGCAAGAAAATAGGCGGTCCGATCATCCACTCAATTGACAGTTGGCATGAGGAACCCGCTTTTCTACGGTATTGGACAGAGCGGTTGAAAGAAACGTACGCGCTCATTCCGACAGAGGAGAAGGATAAAGCGATTGCCATCTTCTCTGCGCATAGTCTACCGGAGAAGATCAGCCAAATGAACGATCCATATCCAGAGCAAATTGCAAGCAATGCCCGAACTATAGCTGAAATGGCCAATATCCCCCACTATACAACCGCTTGGCAGAGCGCAGGACGCACGCCAGAGCCGTGGCTTGGACCGGATGTGCTGGATAAAATGCGCGAGCTTCACGAACAAGGCTATACAACCATGGTGTTCTGTCCGATTGGTTTTGTCTCTGACCATCTCGAAGTGTTGTATGATAATGATCAGGAATGTAAGAATCTTGCAGATGAACTGGGTGTCCGTTATCTGCGCCCGCCTATGCCGAATGCAAACGAAACATTTATCGAAGGGCTGGCATCTGCCGTTCTTGCGAAGCTAGAAGAAAGAAAGTGA
- the hemE gene encoding uroporphyrinogen decarboxylase produces the protein MSTKPFNDNFLRACRGEAHTHVPVWYMRQAGRYQAEYRKIREKYSLFEITHRPEVCAEVTMLPIQQLDVDAAILFADIMTPMPAMGVNVEIKSNIGPVIDNPITTKEDVEKLQPLQPQEDVPYILDTITLLREQLSVPLIGFAGAPFTLASYLIEGGPSRNYYKTKAFMHSNPEAWHLLMDKLGEMTITYLQAQIRAGAQAVQVFDSWVGALNAQDYRTFVAPIMNRIFSALEEESAPKIMFGVGAGHLLQEWNQLPLDVIGLDWRTSITSARKQGVTRTVQGNLDPGLLLADWPELEKKAKEILDEGMETPGFIFNLGHGVYPQVKVETMQRLTAFIHEYSSKK, from the coding sequence ATGAGCACAAAGCCCTTTAATGATAATTTCTTAAGAGCCTGTCGTGGCGAAGCCCACACGCATGTACCTGTATGGTATATGCGACAAGCAGGTCGTTACCAGGCGGAATACCGTAAAATTCGTGAAAAATATTCACTTTTTGAAATTACCCATCGCCCAGAAGTATGCGCGGAAGTGACCATGCTGCCGATTCAGCAATTGGATGTTGATGCAGCTATTTTATTTGCGGATATTATGACACCAATGCCTGCCATGGGTGTAAACGTTGAGATTAAATCCAATATCGGGCCGGTCATCGACAATCCGATCACAACTAAAGAAGATGTTGAGAAATTGCAACCGCTTCAACCGCAAGAAGACGTTCCATATATTCTTGATACGATTACACTGCTGCGCGAACAGCTTTCAGTACCGCTTATCGGTTTTGCAGGGGCTCCGTTTACATTGGCGAGTTATCTAATTGAAGGCGGACCATCACGCAACTATTATAAAACAAAAGCCTTTATGCATTCTAATCCGGAAGCATGGCACCTGCTGATGGACAAGCTTGGTGAGATGACCATTACGTATCTACAAGCACAGATTCGGGCAGGTGCACAGGCGGTGCAGGTATTCGATTCCTGGGTTGGCGCATTGAATGCACAGGATTACAGAACATTTGTCGCGCCTATTATGAATCGCATCTTCTCCGCACTAGAGGAAGAGAGCGCACCGAAAATTATGTTTGGTGTTGGAGCAGGCCATCTGCTGCAGGAGTGGAATCAGCTTCCGCTTGACGTAATCGGTCTCGATTGGAGAACAAGCATTACTTCTGCCCGCAAACAAGGGGTAACCCGTACTGTTCAGGGTAATCTTGATCCGGGTCTGCTCTTGGCCGACTGGCCTGAGCTTGAGAAAAAAGCAAAGGAAATTCTTGATGAAGGCATGGAGACACCGGGCTTCATCTTCAATCTCGGCCACGGCGTATATCCGCAGGTAAAAGTAGAAACGATGCAGCGTCTGACTGCATTTATTCACGAATATTCTTCTAAAAAATAA
- a CDS encoding M15 family metallopeptidase: MLRKQKKWLTAFLLSASVATGCSTMPTDQKPAENPSTNQPANQESQEKPAKQEQAESKKPEARAALSATIAPGKDGVMEVTNMHDILVVVNKKRNLKAEYEPTDLVQPNVPFSFEGKSPKKLMRKEAAQALESLFAQAKQENIAILGQSAYRSYQTQESIFKRLSQKYGSKEEANKVSAYPGQSEHQTGLAIDITSKRVGYTLEENFGETPEGKWLAENAAAHGFIIRYQKGKEDITGYSYEPWHIRYVGKEIAQEIVQRGITLEEYLSQ; this comes from the coding sequence GTGTTGAGAAAACAGAAAAAATGGCTGACTGCGTTCCTGCTTTCCGCATCTGTTGCGACCGGCTGTTCAACTATGCCGACGGATCAAAAGCCTGCGGAGAATCCTAGTACGAACCAGCCCGCCAATCAGGAGAGCCAGGAGAAACCCGCTAAGCAAGAACAAGCAGAAAGCAAGAAACCAGAAGCTCGCGCAGCTCTTTCTGCTACCATTGCTCCGGGCAAAGACGGCGTAATGGAAGTAACGAACATGCATGATATATTGGTGGTCGTCAATAAAAAGCGCAATCTCAAAGCCGAGTATGAACCAACGGACCTTGTACAGCCCAATGTGCCATTTTCTTTTGAGGGAAAAAGCCCGAAGAAGTTAATGCGTAAAGAAGCGGCGCAAGCATTAGAGAGCTTATTTGCACAAGCAAAGCAAGAAAACATTGCCATTCTAGGACAATCCGCATATCGCAGCTACCAAACACAGGAATCGATCTTCAAGCGCCTGAGCCAAAAATACGGTAGTAAAGAGGAAGCTAATAAAGTCAGTGCCTATCCAGGGCAAAGCGAACACCAGACCGGCCTTGCGATTGACATTACAAGCAAACGCGTCGGCTATACGCTTGAAGAAAACTTCGGGGAGACACCGGAAGGGAAATGGCTTGCTGAAAATGCGGCCGCACACGGATTTATCATCCGTTACCAAAAAGGAAAGGAAGATATTACGGGATATTCCTATGAGCCGTGGCACATCCGTTACGTAGGCAAAGAGATCGCACAAGAAATCGTACAACGCGGCATTACGCTTGAAGAGTACTTGTCACAATAA